In Sphingomonas crocodyli, one genomic interval encodes:
- the virB10 gene encoding type IV secretion system protein VirB10 → MMAGERQRDVAGTSAPTRDATPAVADIDRGAIGSIGDNTRTNLMRGGAFAAVAAVVGVFFITQSGPGRGDGRTQAEKRAEATPVKAVVDYAQVMAHDAADPRLVAGEANGRAPQLSDVIASNPQVPAITPSGSEASQDDRTPQRSAGQIMADAKRRAPLIAFGGGQAHDRQGDRPGEPPSSSPVSAEGDATDLDRLRRQSSVKIARASMLGDRDTLVTAGTLLPCVLQSAINSTQPGYTSCTIPRDIFSDNGNVIVMEKGTRVLGEYRGGISQGQNRLFILWTRAVTPSGVAIDLASPASDALGRSGVPGTIDSHFWDRFGGALLLSLIDDGMQVAGQALADRGSNTTQVPSDAAGVALQNSVGIKPVLRKNQGEDVGIFVAQDFDFAHVYGLRLKR, encoded by the coding sequence ATGATGGCGGGGGAACGGCAGCGCGACGTGGCCGGAACATCCGCGCCGACGCGCGATGCGACCCCGGCAGTCGCCGACATCGATCGCGGCGCGATCGGTTCGATCGGGGACAATACGCGCACCAATCTTATGCGGGGCGGGGCCTTTGCGGCCGTCGCCGCCGTGGTGGGCGTGTTCTTCATCACCCAATCGGGGCCGGGCAGGGGGGATGGCCGCACTCAGGCCGAAAAGCGCGCCGAAGCGACCCCGGTCAAGGCGGTCGTCGATTATGCGCAGGTGATGGCCCACGACGCCGCCGATCCCCGACTTGTCGCAGGGGAGGCAAATGGGCGCGCGCCGCAGTTGAGCGACGTTATTGCGTCGAACCCGCAGGTACCGGCGATCACGCCATCGGGTTCGGAAGCATCTCAGGACGATCGCACGCCGCAACGTTCGGCCGGTCAGATCATGGCCGACGCGAAACGTCGCGCACCCCTGATCGCCTTCGGCGGCGGTCAGGCCCATGACAGGCAAGGCGACAGACCCGGCGAACCTCCTTCATCCTCGCCAGTATCCGCAGAGGGCGACGCGACCGATCTCGACCGCCTCCGGCGCCAGTCTTCCGTCAAAATAGCGCGTGCCTCGATGCTCGGCGATCGCGATACATTGGTCACCGCCGGCACCTTGCTGCCGTGCGTGCTCCAGAGCGCGATCAACTCGACCCAGCCCGGTTATACGAGTTGCACGATCCCGCGCGACATCTTCTCCGATAATGGCAATGTCATCGTCATGGAGAAGGGCACACGGGTGCTCGGCGAATATCGCGGCGGGATCTCGCAAGGTCAGAACCGGCTCTTCATCCTATGGACGCGCGCGGTTACGCCGAGCGGCGTTGCGATCGATCTGGCCTCGCCCGCGTCGGATGCGCTCGGGCGCAGCGGTGTGCCCGGCACCATCGACAGCCATTTCTGGGATCGGTTCGGTGGTGCGCTTCTGCTCTCGCTGATCGACGACGGCATGCAGGTGGCGGGTCAGGCGCTGGCCGATCGCGGATCGAACACGACCCAGGTGCCCAGCGATGCCGCCGGGGTGGCGCTACAGAACAGCGTCGGCATCAAGCCCGTGCTGCGCAAGAATCAGGGCGAGGACGTCGGCATCTTCGTCGCGCAGGATTTCGACTTTGCCCACGTTTATGGCCTGCGATTGAAGCGTTAA
- the virB11 gene encoding P-type DNA transfer ATPase VirB11, which produces MRASDTSLLRHHLAPLQPLLAREGVSELVINRPFEIGIEMATGWDWIKSAELDSDWLMTLARSAAAVTRQDIADTSPICSTILPGGERVQIVVPPVVPAETVSLTIRKPSTVDKSLEDYAASGLFEATRIACEALPALDEELLSLRDKGLWLDFFALAVEGRKNILVSGATGSGKTSFSKSLIQHIPAHERILTIEDTRELTVPHRNVVHMTYAKDGQGLAKVGAKALLESALRMRPDRILLQELRDGTAFFYLRNVNSGHPGSITTVHANSAAAAFEQLTLLVKESEGGRDLARDDIRGMLHTLVDIVVQLRRFEPRDGEPARYRMTEVYYDPVRSSRAQG; this is translated from the coding sequence ATGCGCGCGTCAGACACATCGCTGCTGCGCCACCATCTGGCTCCGCTACAGCCGCTACTCGCGCGCGAGGGAGTGAGCGAGCTGGTCATCAACCGGCCGTTCGAGATCGGCATAGAGATGGCGACCGGCTGGGACTGGATCAAGAGCGCCGAGCTCGATAGCGACTGGCTGATGACGTTGGCGCGCAGCGCCGCGGCGGTAACCCGCCAGGACATTGCTGATACCAGCCCGATCTGTTCGACGATCCTTCCGGGCGGCGAGCGCGTCCAGATCGTCGTGCCGCCCGTCGTTCCCGCGGAGACGGTGTCGCTCACGATCCGCAAACCTTCGACAGTCGACAAATCGCTCGAAGACTATGCCGCGAGCGGTCTGTTCGAGGCGACGCGCATAGCATGCGAGGCGCTACCCGCGCTCGACGAGGAACTGCTCTCCCTGCGCGATAAGGGGCTCTGGCTCGACTTCTTCGCGCTCGCTGTCGAGGGGCGCAAAAACATCCTGGTCAGCGGGGCGACCGGTTCGGGCAAGACGTCTTTCAGCAAAAGCCTCATCCAACATATCCCGGCGCACGAGCGCATCCTCACGATCGAGGATACGCGCGAGCTGACCGTCCCGCACCGTAATGTCGTCCATATGACCTATGCCAAGGACGGGCAGGGGCTGGCGAAGGTCGGAGCCAAGGCGCTCCTCGAAAGCGCGCTCAGGATGCGCCCCGATCGTATCCTTCTTCAGGAGCTGCGCGACGGCACGGCCTTCTTCTATCTGCGCAACGTCAATTCGGGCCATCCCGGCTCGATCACGACGGTGCACGCCAACTCGGCTGCCGCGGCGTTCGAACAGCTGACCTTGCTGGTCAAGGAATCGGAGGGCGGGCGCGATCTGGCACGCGACGACATCAGGGGCATGCTCCACACGCTCGTCGATATCGTCGTCCAGCTGCGTCGGTTCGAGCCGCGCGATGGCGAGCCTGCCCGCTACCGGATGACGGAGGTCTATTATGACCCTGTTCGGTCAAGCCGCGCCCAGGGCTAA
- a CDS encoding virB8 family protein has protein sequence MAEGIPSRDLERYFAEARSWDQDRIRSAYRSRKLAWIVAGIAGTLATAAVAAVVALAPLKTVEPFVITVDRTTGATQVATAITGEKPLSYDEAVSKFFLAQYVRAREGWIPAAARENFNSVAILSDPNEQARWQRAFDATNPASPQTMFGARASAQVTVRSITFVNPKIAQVRFTRMVQPDLGDAVSTNWIATISFSYSAAPMAEGDRFRNPLGFQVSSYRADPEAIQ, from the coding sequence TACTTCGCCGAAGCGCGTAGCTGGGACCAGGACCGCATCCGGTCAGCCTACCGGTCGCGCAAACTTGCGTGGATCGTGGCCGGCATTGCTGGCACGCTTGCGACCGCGGCGGTGGCGGCTGTCGTCGCGCTGGCACCGCTCAAGACGGTCGAGCCGTTCGTGATCACCGTCGATCGCACAACGGGTGCCACCCAGGTCGCGACCGCGATCACGGGCGAAAAGCCGCTCAGCTACGATGAGGCCGTCTCGAAATTCTTCCTCGCTCAATATGTGCGCGCCCGCGAGGGGTGGATCCCGGCGGCGGCACGCGAGAATTTCAACAGCGTCGCCATCCTGTCGGATCCCAACGAGCAGGCACGCTGGCAGCGCGCCTTTGACGCGACCAACCCCGCCAGCCCCCAGACGATGTTCGGCGCGCGAGCCTCGGCGCAGGTCACGGTCCGCAGCATCACCTTCGTTAATCCCAAGATCGCGCAGGTCCGCTTCACCCGAATGGTGCAGCCCGATCTGGGCGACGCGGTCTCCACCAACTGGATCGCGACGATCAGCTTTAGCTACAGTGCCGCGCCGATGGCGGAAGGCGATCGCTTCCGCAATCCGCTTGGTTTCCAGGTTTCGAGCTACCGGGCCGACCCCGAGGCAATCCAATGA
- the virB9 gene encoding P-type conjugative transfer protein VirB9: MIRPFVIALLIAASTPVFSAETPHPGTADPRITWVNYNPAQVYRVVGTFRSATQVLFGPGEEIAHVALGDTISWEVAPAGNILFIKPRERAGPTNLIVTTRREGEVRNYQFELVARSGGISVATPNTFFQIGFRYPQDEARRAALVQAQKLVALERGAIRLALDHGAVTGPRNMAYTVQGASALQPSEVSDNGQFTVLRFPNRQELPAIFVVAPDGSESLVPYDVRDDFVVIHQIAREFRLRRGRIVLCIYNEGPATYGIDHHTATASPDVDRSLKQEPR; encoded by the coding sequence ATGATCCGCCCTTTTGTCATCGCGCTGCTGATCGCGGCCAGCACGCCGGTCTTTTCGGCCGAGACGCCGCACCCTGGCACCGCGGATCCGCGGATTACCTGGGTCAATTATAATCCGGCCCAAGTCTACCGCGTGGTCGGCACGTTCCGCAGCGCGACCCAGGTGCTGTTCGGCCCTGGCGAAGAGATCGCCCATGTGGCGCTGGGTGATACGATATCGTGGGAGGTTGCTCCGGCTGGCAACATCCTCTTCATCAAGCCGCGCGAGCGGGCGGGGCCCACCAATCTCATCGTGACCACACGGCGCGAGGGCGAAGTCCGCAACTATCAATTCGAACTGGTCGCGCGCTCGGGGGGCATTTCGGTCGCAACGCCGAACACCTTCTTCCAGATCGGCTTCCGCTATCCGCAGGATGAGGCACGCCGCGCGGCACTCGTGCAAGCGCAGAAGCTCGTCGCGCTCGAGCGCGGCGCGATCCGGCTCGCGCTCGACCACGGCGCGGTAACCGGCCCAAGGAATATGGCTTACACGGTGCAGGGCGCGAGCGCGCTCCAGCCCTCCGAGGTCTCGGATAACGGGCAGTTCACGGTCCTGCGCTTTCCAAATCGCCAGGAGTTGCCCGCGATCTTCGTGGTGGCTCCCGACGGCAGCGAGAGCCTCGTCCCTTACGACGTCCGCGACGATTTCGTCGTCATTCACCAGATCGCGCGCGAGTTTCGCCTGCGACGCGGCCGGATCGTGCTGTGCATCTACAATGAGGGGCCGGCAACGTACGGGATCGACCATCACACTGCGACGGCATCCCCCGATGTCGACCGCTCCCTCAAGCAGGAGCCGCGATGA